The genomic region CAAACGGCGATCGCCAATCCGCACGTCCGGCTGCACTACCTCGATCCCGAGGGAGAATTGCGCACGTTCGAGCGCTCGACGAATCATTTGCCGCCGGAGCCGAAGGAGATCAAGCCGCATCCCTACGGCGTCGAGTTGGGCCGGCTGCTGGCGATGCTCAAGGACGACAAATCCTCGACGCTCACTCAGTTTCTCACGACCGCGTTCTCTCGAGTTACGCCGGCCGTGGCCAGGAAGCTGTGCGAGACCGCGAAGCTCAGCACCCGGATGAACACGGCCAAAATCGGCCGGCAAGAAGCGCAGGCCCTCTACGAAGCTATTCAACAGACGCGAATCAGCGCCCCTTCGACCGACTGCATCTCGCCGATCGGCGAGGAGCTGTTGCTCAAAGGGCTGCACCAGGTTCTGCCGGGCGAGTTCTACGTGGCGGCGACGCGGCCCCCCGCCGTTTATCGCGGCAATCCGTTCGTGATCGAGGCGGCGCTGGCTTACGGCGGCACGCCGACCGCCCAGCGCGTGCCGCTGGATACACTCCACGACCTGCTCGGCCAAAGCGATGCGCGAACGCTGCGCCAGTTCCTCACCACCACCTTCGCCGGACTCGGCACGACCGCGGCCGACAAGATTCTCGAAGAGGCGAAGCTGGGCACGCGAACTTCTCCCGGCCGGCTCAAGAAAGCGGAAATCGCTCAGCTTCACGCCGCGATGCACAGCGTCAATCTCGACGAAGGGCAGACGATGAACGTGCTGCGGTACGCCAACCGCGTGCCGCTGCAATTCCAGCACGCCGGCTGCGCCATCACGCAGACTGTCATGTCCACCAATTGGCGAAGCTACGGGCTGAGCCAATCGCGGGGCTCGTTGCCCAGCGGGCCGGTGACGGTGATGGTCCACATGGCCAGCGTCTGGGTCCCCTTCACTAGCGAATCGAAGGAAGCAATCGCTTCGTATCCGGAGATTCAGAAGGAATTGCGGCTCGCGCTCCAGGCGGTGGGGAGGAAGCTGGGCATGTATCTCCGCCGCCGGCTGCGAGTGAAGCAAGAAGGAGAGCGGCGGAGCATTTTCCTGCGCTATCTCGGCGAGGTGGCCACCGCGGTGAGCGACATCAGCCGCGTGGACCGCGACGACCTCTACAGCAAGCTGCTTTTGGTGGCCAAGAAAAAGACGGCCGACGCCGACGTGGAACTCGACGAGCGCGGCCACCCGATCGAAGACGGGGAGGCGCTCGATTTGGGCAAGAATGTGCTGATCGTCGGTCCGGAACCGCTCCCCGATCCGGCGCAACTGCCCGCTAAGTAAGAACGACCGTTCAACCTGAATTAGTGCGTCAATGGCCAATAAATCCGCCAAATCGACTGCAACGGCCACCGCCAAGCGCAAGCTCAACCCGCGCGACAAGAAGACACTTGGCGAAATCGTCGGCCTCGCGAACGACGTGGTCACGGCCGCCGACAAGCGCCGCGATCCGCATCTCGATATTCCCGCCCGCAGCCTGTCGAACGTGAAGTACAACAGGCAGAAGCGGTTCATCGAGATGGGCAGCGCCAAGAACCGCCGGCACCTATTCAATCTTTCGCAAGCCAAAAGTTACATGCAGACGGTGCTCGTGGCCAGCGGCTGTAAAACGCTCATCGATCAGGACAAGACTACCAGCATCCGAGGTCTGTTTTATCTGCTCAAGCACACGATCGAGGGCACCAAGGAAGAGACGTTCGCCGATCAGGCCGAGTGCGACCCCGTGATCGAAGACTTGGAGGTGACGCTCAACAGCCTCCGCGAAGAACTGCACGTTTATGCCTCGAACCGCGGCGGGATGGTCGGTCCAATCACGCTTAACGACAGCGGAGATGAAATCGACTGCGCGCGGATGGGCTCCGGCGGCTATAGCATTCCCTCGATCTGCGAGCCCGAAGTGATCCAATTCATCAAGTGCGATGCCAAATTCATCCTGCATGTCGAAAAAGACACCGTCTGGCGACGTTTCAACGAAGACAAATTCTGGCGCAAATACAACTGCCTGCTGACGCATGGCGGGGGCCAGCCGTCGCGTGGCGTGCGCCGGATGCTTTATCGACTGCACAGCGAACTGAAACTGCCCGTCTACTGCCTCTTGGACAATGACCCCTGGGGATACTACATCTACAGCGTCCTCAAGCAAGGCTCGATCAACTTGGCTTACGAATCGAAGCGAATGGCCATCCCGGACGCGAAATTCCTCGGCCTCCGCTCGATCGACTTCCAGCGTTGCGAACTCTCGCCGAGCGTCAAGATCAGCCTCAACGACACCGACATCAAGCGAGCCAAGCAGATCGCGGAATACCCCTGGTTCAAGGGGAAAAAACCCTGGCAGAAAGAGATCGAGCTGATGCTCCGCAACGGCTTTAAGCTCGAAGTCGAGGCCCTGATCTCCAAAGACATCAGCTATGTCACCGAGACCTACGTTCCCGCTCGGTTGGACGAGCAGAACTGGCTGGATTAGGGATGAAAGCTCGTTGCTCCTAGGGTTTACTACGAATGTGGTTAACCCAAAACCCTTTTTGTGGGAACGCCCTCCGTGGCGTTCCGTTCCCCGGCAATTTGTTTCCGCAGCGGCTCAAATCGCTTGGCGGCCCTTTTCGATCGTTGTCGATCAACCATTGTAGCGCGTTTCGAGGTTTCTGATGCGGTTTGTCTCTCGCAGCGTCGTCGCGATGATGGTCTTCGCCATTGGATCGCATGTGGTGTGGTCCGCCGACCGGGCAAAACCCGAGCCGGCCAGTCCCGGCGCCGTCGCGGTTCGCGACGATACGTCAAACATCCGGGCTGCGGCCGAGACGATCACCAATTCGATCGGCTTGAAGCTCATCAAGATTCCCGCCGGCGAATTCATGATGGGGAGCCATGAATCGCTCGACGAGATGAAGAAAACCTTCACGCAATACGAGCCGCGGCGGTTCAATCACACCGATGAGTATCCCGTCCACCGAGTGCGGATCACCCGGCCGTTTTATATGGGGATCTATTCCGTCACGCGCGGGCAATTCCAGCAGTTCGTCAACGAAACCAATTACAAGACCGACGCCGAGCGGAACGATCCTTCACTCGATACGCCCGGCGACTCGCGGCGCACGGGTCCCGGCGGCTACGGCTACAACAAAGAGACCGGCAAGCTCGACGCCGAGCGGAACCCGAAACACACGTGGCGCGATCCGGGCTTTCCGCAGACAGACGTTCATCCGGTGGTGGACGTGAGTTGGAACGACGCGGTGGCGTTCTGCAAATGGCTTAGCGAGAAGGAAGCCAAGGGACTATCCGAGAACCGCCGGGGACTGTCCCCTTTTTTGGAGCGGGCACCATCGCCAGATGGTCGGGAAAAAAAGGGGACTGTCCCCCTCTCCGCAGGCGGCTCTCGGATAGGCCCGATGACCTATCGCCTGCCGACTGAGGCCGAATGGGAGTATGCCTGCCGCGCCGGCACGACCACGCGCTATTGGTCGGGTGACGATCCGGAATCGCTCGTCAAGATTGCCAACACCTACGATCAATCGAGCGCCAGGGTTTTTCCGGAGTGGAGCAAGTTCGCCTTGAAGGGAGATGACGGTTTCGCGTTCACGGCTCCGGTCGGCAGCTTTCAACCCAATCCGTTCGGGCTGTACGACATGCATGGCAACGTCTGGCAGTGGTGCTCGGATTGGTACGCGGAAGATTACTATGCGAAATCGCCGGTCGACGATCCGCAAGGCCCGCCGCCCGCCCGGCAGCACGTCCGCCGCGGCGGGGCGTGGCACAGTTGGGCGATGTACGTCCGCTCGGCCTTCCGCAACTACAACACGCCGCAGAGCCGGTATTTCAACCTCGGCTTCCGCGTGGTAGGAGAGGGACTGGGGGCTAGGGGCTAGGGGCTCGGGAAGCATCGGGCCGGCTGCGCCGGCGGGTTGACCGTCGCTCGCCGCGCCATCTATCGCCACTTTCCGGCTGTTCAACCCCTCGTTACGCGATTAGACTGGCGTTTTGGTTGTCTTCACGATTGGCGGATCAAGACTCCCATCGCAAAGTCGAGTTGCACGATGTCTGAAAACCTCCCCACGTCTCCTGCCCCGACTGACGGCGATCCTTCGCAAAGCGTGCCCGCGAACCCGAAGGCGCGTTGGCCGACTTCGCGAATCGTGCTGCTTTCGATCTTGGGCATTTTCATCCTGTTGTTGGCGTTCGATGTGTTCCACGGACGCATGCCGCAAAGCCACGCGTACGACCTGCTCAATGCCAAACTGCCAGGTGAAAAAACAGGCGCGGAGATCAGCAAGGACATCAAGCCGATCACCACCGACGATGTCCATAAACTGCTGGGGTACTCGCCCGATGCGACCGAATCGAATCCGGAGCGCATTATCGCCTTGATGACGGAAACCGAAGATCCTCATGCTGGCCGACGCGGCGGTGCCCCAGACTTGGTCGAGACGTATCGGTTCTGCGGCGCGCTGCGTGCCTATGTCGTCCGTGTCGCTTATAAGTCCTATCCCAATCGCGCCATTCAGTTCGTAGATTTGATTCGGGGCACGGAGTCGTTGTTCGGTCCGAAGAGTTGAGCTTGTCGACACGTGCAGTTCGTAGGATTGAATCGGGCTCTCGACCCGCTACGAGAATCGCCTGATGAATTCGGCCGGGGTCGGCGGCAGGCTTTCGCCGGCGAGGGGCACCTCATCATTCTCAATCATCCCATATTAACATTCACGCCGTTTGATATGGAATCGGGCAAGTGCAAATGGCATAATCACTTACAGGGATATTGGCCGCTGCCAAACGCGACGGACGACAATGGCGTCGGAAAGTGCGCCATTTTTTTGCCGAATCGACGAAACCTCACGGCCATGCCGGGGTTGTATGGTGTGAGAGATCAGCCAATGGCTGCACCCCGAGAGCCCGTGCTGCCTTCAGCTAGGGGTCGCGGAGACCAGGGAGTTTGGCGCAGTTTTCAACCAATCCAAGACGGAGTGAAGCGACGATGGGCAAGTCGGATCGCTTACAGCCGAAGGGTTTCACTTTGGTGGAACTCCTGGTGGTTATTGCCATCATCGGCATTCTGGTCGGCTTATTGATGCCGGCGATCCAGGCCGCTCGGAATGCGGCCCGGCGCACTCAATGTGCCTCCAACCTGAAGCAAATCGGGCTGGCGTTCCTAATGTATTTGGACCGCAAATCGACCGGATCGGGCGGGAGGTTTCCGGTTTGCCAGGAGTTTAAGCTGGTTCCGATGCCTCCGCCGTTGCCGCAAAACCTACAGACGATCGACCAAACGCTTTTCAACTACGTTGGGAAGGACCAGCAAGTGTTCCGCTGTCCTGGCGACAATGTTTTCTCGCAAGACATTAACGGCACGACCATTACGTCTAACGATATCGGCAAGACATATTTCGATAAGGTGCCGGGGGGAATGGGAACGCAGTGCAGCTATGACTACCCGTATGGCAATTTCACGCACACGCTTCCGCTGCCCGTCGGCGCGCCGGCCGGAACTGTAGTCCAGATAATTGGCAAGACCCGCCCGGAAGCTCTTAAAAGCCGTAGCGGAAAGGACCTCGCCAGCACGACGGTCCAGATCATGTACGATTACGAAGCGTTTCACGGCCCGATGGGAGAACCCTCCGGGTCACAAAACTACCTTTATCTCGACGGACATGTGGATGACCAATGATCCCAGCTAAACGAGTCATGGCCGGTCGGCCTATGCCGACCAAAGCGGTGGCGATCAACGCGCCCGGAAGCCGACGGCCTGCCGCGTCGCGCAATTCCAACGGATCAAAGAAACGCTCGAAGTGGAAATGGGCAGTGCTGGCCGCGATCCTGCTCTTCTTATGTGTTGGCGCGTATGCCATGTTTCGCGGCCCGTCGCGCGATGCTCTGCTGGCGAAGGCGCGCGACCAGAACTCGACCGAAGATGCCCGGAAGGCAGCTTGGGACGCCCTTCGCCAGATTCCGAATCCCGACTTCGAGGCGCGCATGAGGGAGAGAAACAAGCAGGAGGACGAGCGGGACAGGAAACTCCTTGCCATGTCGGAGGCAGACCGCAATAAGGAAATCGACAAGGAACTCGATCGGATGGTTGAACGGCAGAAGCAATGGGCGGATAGGGCCGCGAATCAAGGCGGGAACGGGCCGCCCGGCGGAAATGGCAATGGCAACGGCGGCCAACGGGGCGGCGGCGGCAGGGGCGGTTTCGATCCCAATCAGGCAAACGCGCGGCGCGATCGCTATTTGTCTTCAACGCCTGCCGATTCGAGAGCCGAGCGAACGATCATGCGGCAGCTTGTCAAGGCCCGAGCGGACCAGCGCGGTATAACCATGCCGGGCGGCGGGGGTGGCGGCGGCGGACGCGGCGGCGGGGGCGGGCGAGGAGGTTGAGCGCGGCACCAGGTTCTACGTGCATCGTGCCGCTCGCTTGACGTTGCCATTGTTGAATTTATTCGGGCGGCCGAATCTTGATCGCTCGGTCGCAGAGTCGTGGCCGAATTCGCCAGAATTCGGACTTGCGCGCCGCGGAAGGTCTGGAATTCTGGCGAACTCCTCTACAAGGCGCGATATAGCACTGGAATCTATGAGCGCGCAATCCGCGACGTTGACGGCAAATCGCACAACCAGACGCCGCCTCGCGATTTGGACGGCCGGGTCGCTGGTCGCCCTGGGCGCAGTCGGAGCCGGCGTGGCCTATGCGCTGGGTTGCTTCGACGCCAATCCGCGACTGGCGGAAGTCCGCCAGTTGCAAGCCAAGCTCGCCGATCATACACCGCAGTCAGGTCAGGATAATAAAGAAAAGCTCGCCGTGCTGGGCGACCTATTCAAAAAGGTGAGCAATCTCCCTCCCGATCTCCGCAAGGCCGCTGGGGCAGGGTTTCAGCAAGTGATCATCCAGCACGTAACGGATGTTCTCGCGATGCCGCCCGACATGCAAACGGCGCAGTTGGACAAAGACATCGATTTCGCACTGGCGATACAGCAGGAAATTGCCAAGCGCCGTGCCGATGCTCAAGCCGGCCAGAACACGAGCGGCGCGGGGCCCACCGGAAACGGTTCGGCCGCCGACCGCGCAGCGCGCCGCAATCAAATGCTGTCGTCGGTTCCGGCCGACGTCCGCGCGCAGTGGACGACTTACACACAATTGATGCAAGCCCGCGCATCTCAGCGCGGAGTTTCACTCCCCGGTTTCGGGCGCTGACGCTGGCGATTGGCCTCAGCGGGGCATTCTGCGCCGATGGCGTGCTGGGGCGATCGCGGCTAGAATGGGTCGCTCCGCTCATTTAAAATTTGGAATCTCAGATTTGAGATTCCATCGTCATGCCCGATTTCATCTTCGCGACCTGTCAGATCGGGGCGGAGCCGGCGCTCAAGGCTGAGGTGGCCCGCGATTGGCCGGCGCTACGGTTCGCCTACTCGCGCCCCGGCTTTTTGACTTTCAAGAGCCTATCCGAAAGCAGCCGGGGACTGTCCCCTTTTGTGAAGTCTTCGGAACAAAAGGGGACTGTCCCCCTCTCCGCAAGCGGTTCTCGGATCGGCTCTAAGTCGCCGGAGGCGTTGCTCGCGGCGAACTTGCGCGACCATGCCGAGACTCCCCTTGCTGCCGGGGTGTTCGCTCGCGCGAGCGGGTTCTCGCTCGGCAAGGCCGGCAGCGGCACAATCGAGGAGCGGGCGGCAAGCGTGTGGCAATTGGCCGGCCAGAGGCCGTTTCGGCGGTTGCACGTTTGGCGGCGCGATCTTGTCGGCCCGGACCATCGGGGAAAAATCCACGAGCCGTTCCCGAGCATCGCTGACGTGGAAGCCGCGATTCGACAAGCGGGTCTGACCGGCGAAGCGTCGCTCGAAGCCTTTGCGCCTGGCGAACCGACTCGCCCTGGCGA from Pirellulales bacterium harbors:
- a CDS encoding type II secretion system protein, with the protein product MGKSDRLQPKGFTLVELLVVIAIIGILVGLLMPAIQAARNAARRTQCASNLKQIGLAFLMYLDRKSTGSGGRFPVCQEFKLVPMPPPLPQNLQTIDQTLFNYVGKDQQVFRCPGDNVFSQDINGTTITSNDIGKTYFDKVPGGMGTQCSYDYPYGNFTHTLPLPVGAPAGTVVQIIGKTRPEALKSRSGKDLASTTVQIMYDYEAFHGPMGEPSGSQNYLYLDGHVDDQ
- a CDS encoding DNA topoisomerase IV subunit A; this encodes MANKSAKSTATATAKRKLNPRDKKTLGEIVGLANDVVTAADKRRDPHLDIPARSLSNVKYNRQKRFIEMGSAKNRRHLFNLSQAKSYMQTVLVASGCKTLIDQDKTTSIRGLFYLLKHTIEGTKEETFADQAECDPVIEDLEVTLNSLREELHVYASNRGGMVGPITLNDSGDEIDCARMGSGGYSIPSICEPEVIQFIKCDAKFILHVEKDTVWRRFNEDKFWRKYNCLLTHGGGQPSRGVRRMLYRLHSELKLPVYCLLDNDPWGYYIYSVLKQGSINLAYESKRMAIPDAKFLGLRSIDFQRCELSPSVKISLNDTDIKRAKQIAEYPWFKGKKPWQKEIELMLRNGFKLEVEALISKDISYVTETYVPARLDEQNWLD
- a CDS encoding formylglycine-generating enzyme family protein, with translation MRFVSRSVVAMMVFAIGSHVVWSADRAKPEPASPGAVAVRDDTSNIRAAAETITNSIGLKLIKIPAGEFMMGSHESLDEMKKTFTQYEPRRFNHTDEYPVHRVRITRPFYMGIYSVTRGQFQQFVNETNYKTDAERNDPSLDTPGDSRRTGPGGYGYNKETGKLDAERNPKHTWRDPGFPQTDVHPVVDVSWNDAVAFCKWLSEKEAKGLSENRRGLSPFLERAPSPDGREKKGTVPLSAGGSRIGPMTYRLPTEAEWEYACRAGTTTRYWSGDDPESLVKIANTYDQSSARVFPEWSKFALKGDDGFAFTAPVGSFQPNPFGLYDMHGNVWQWCSDWYAEDYYAKSPVDDPQGPPPARQHVRRGGAWHSWAMYVRSAFRNYNTPQSRYFNLGFRVVGEGLGARG
- a CDS encoding DNA topoisomerase VI subunit B — encoded protein: MVAVQAAARPTRIPNDNGAVPGVNGSAEDSSALDEEHVEHSLNGVAPGPSGHGAAHGHRRRRATAQSMAADQRDISVSEFFAKNRHLLGFDNPRKALLTTVKEAVDNSLDACEEAGILPEVWVHIEAAGTNCYKIGVQDNGPGILKKQIPLIFGKLLYGSKFHRLRMSRGQQGIGISAAGMYGVLTTGKPVKIISKISKRSPMHYYEIQIDTKKNKPEILNGRGDGVDIPSGDPGTKYIAAHGIEWIPVNDRAEEVVHGTRVTIELEGRFQHGRGSVDEYLEQTAIANPHVRLHYLDPEGELRTFERSTNHLPPEPKEIKPHPYGVELGRLLAMLKDDKSSTLTQFLTTAFSRVTPAVARKLCETAKLSTRMNTAKIGRQEAQALYEAIQQTRISAPSTDCISPIGEELLLKGLHQVLPGEFYVAATRPPAVYRGNPFVIEAALAYGGTPTAQRVPLDTLHDLLGQSDARTLRQFLTTTFAGLGTTAADKILEEAKLGTRTSPGRLKKAEIAQLHAAMHSVNLDEGQTMNVLRYANRVPLQFQHAGCAITQTVMSTNWRSYGLSQSRGSLPSGPVTVMVHMASVWVPFTSESKEAIASYPEIQKELRLALQAVGRKLGMYLRRRLRVKQEGERRSIFLRYLGEVATAVSDISRVDRDDLYSKLLLVAKKKTADADVELDERGHPIEDGEALDLGKNVLIVGPEPLPDPAQLPAK